A genome region from Coffea arabica cultivar ET-39 chromosome 7e, Coffea Arabica ET-39 HiFi, whole genome shotgun sequence includes the following:
- the LOC113700748 gene encoding MAP3K epsilon protein kinase 1, with protein sequence MSRQSTTPAFHKSKTLDNKYMLGDEIGKGAYGRVYKGLDLENGDFVAIKQVSLENIAQEDLNIIMQEIDLLKNLNHKNIVKYLGSLKTKTHLHIILEYVENGSLANIIKPNKFGPFPESLVAVYISQVLEGLVYLHEQGVIHRDIKGANILTTKEGLVKLADFGVATKLTEADVNTHSVVGTPYWMAPEVIEMSGVCAASDIWSVGCTVIELLTCVPPYYDLQPMPALFRIVQDDHPPIPDSLSPAITDFLQQCFKKDARQRPDAKTLLSHPWIQNSRRALQSSLRHSGTIRNIEEDDSDNEEISNGDDQSNVEDVSAEKGSRKELLSSEAAEVCTSSDKDGSGGNLFEDRADSAEDEAVSDQVPTLAIHEKKSIGSHSSRHAAGDETAPNLSEHQPSYPAVQDKVLMNGERESSELKTKGVVSEKLEDIENSVNGRHDSFAFGVKSQDSNSRKAVKASVISSQNELSRFSDTPGDASLDDLFHPLERNLGDRSAEASTSASSSNVNQTNVDSGKNDLATKLRATIAQKMENETGQANGGDLLRLMMGVLKDDAIDMDGLGFDDKLPAENLFHLQAVEFSRLVLSLRPEEPEDDVVAACQKLTAFFHQRPEQKIVFVTQHGLLPLIELLEVPRTRVICSVLQLLNQIIKDNSDFQENACLVGLIPVVMSFAVPDRPREVRMEAAYFLQQLCQSSSLTLQMFIACRGIPILVGFLEADYAKYREMVHLAIDGMWQVFKLQRSTPRNDFCRIAARNGILLRLINTLYSLNEATRLASISGGGGFPPDGLAPRPRSGSLDPSLLQSEVSHYGVDQPDHFKLKHGTLDHILPAGTQETARASVSQSPDARFFTLDTDRPQSSNTTLEASGSSKLSDSTPLDKVVSVAAKEFPVASSREKESTDRWKNDPSCIEFDPRQPRGAGMANRTSTDRPAKMTEGAPNGIFSATATQQENVRPLLSLLDKEPPSRHFSGQLEYVRHLTGLEKHESILPLLHASNEKKSNGLEFLMAEFAEVSVRERDNSNLDSLPRNSYKSANKKVGQPATIDGMASTSGLASQTASGVLSGSGVLNARPGSATSSGLLCHMVSPWNADVAREYLEKVADLLLEFARADTTVKSHMCSQSLLSRLFQMFNKIEPPILVKLLKCINQLSMDPHCLEQLQRADAIKYLIPNLDLKEGPLVSQIHHEVLHALFNLCKINKRRQEQAAENGIIPHLMQFIMSDSPLKQYALPLLCDMAHASRNSREQLRAHGGLDVYLSLLEDELWSVTALDSIAVCLAHDNDSKKVEQALLKKDAVQKLVKFFENCPEQHFLHILEPFLKIITKSSRINTTLAVNGLTPLLILRLHHQDAIARLNLLKLIKAVYEHHPRPKQLIVENDLPSKLQNLIEERRDGQSSGGQVLVKQMATSLLKALHINTVL encoded by the exons ATGTCTAGGCAATCAACAACTCCTGCTTTTCACAAGTCCAAGACACTTGACAACAAATAT ATGCTCGGCGATGAGATTGGAAAAGGAGCATATGGGCGAGTATACAAAGGCTTGGACTTGGAGAATGGAGACTTTGTTGCTATTAAGCAAGTCTCTCTGGAGAATATTGCTCAAGAAGACCTGAATATTATCATG CAAGAGATTGATTTGCTTAAG AACTTGAATCACAAAAATATTGTAAAGTACTTGGGATCTTTGAAGACAAAGACTCATCTCCATATTATTCTTGA ATATGTGGAGAATGGTTCACTTGCCAACATAATCAAGCCCAATAAATTTGGACCCTTTCCAGAGTCTTTGGTTGCTGTTTACATATCTCAG GTTTTGGAAGGATTAGTGTATCTACATGAACAGGGTGTAATTCATCGGGACATCAAGGGTGCAAATATATTGACAACCAAAGAG GGTCTTGTCAAACTTGCAGACTTTGGAGTTGCAACAAAACTAACAGAGGCTGATGTTAATACACATTCAGTTGTTGGGACTCCATACTGGATGGCTCCTGAG gTCATTGAAATGTCTGGAGTTTGTGCTGCATCAGACATTTGGAGTGTTGGATGCACTGTTATTGAGCTTCTCACATGTGTACCCCCATATTATGATCTCCAGCCGATGCCTGCTCTCTTTCGAATTGTGCAG GATGACCATCCTCCTATACCAGATAGCTTATCTCCTGCTATTACAGATTTTCTGCAGCAATGCTTTAAGAAG GATGCTAGACAAAGGCCTGATGCCAAGACATTACTTTCACACCCTTGGATACAAAATTCAAGGCGTGCTTTACAATCATCGCTTCGTCATAGTGGAACAATAAG AAATATAGAGGAAGATGATTCAGATAATGAGGAAATATCAAATGGAGATGATCAGAGCAATGTTGAAGACGTTTCAGCTGAgaaa GGGTCTAGAAAGGAGTTGCTATCATCAGAAGCTGCTGAGGTTTGTACATCATCAGACAAAGATGGATCTGGTGGTAATCTTTTTGAGGACAGAGCAGATAGTGCTGAAGATGAAGCTGTATCAGATCAAGTCCCTACCTTGGCTATCCATGAAAAGAAGTCCATTGGGAGCCACTCAAGTAGACATGCTGCAGGTGATGAGACTGCTCCTAATTTGAGTGAGCATCAGCCATCCTATCCGGCTGTGCAGGACAAAGTGCTCATGAATGGTGAGCGGGAATCTTCTGAATTAAAAACAAAAGGTGTAGTGTCTGAAAAGCTTGAGGATATCGAAAATAGTGTAAATGGCAGGCATGATTCATTTGCATTTGGAGTAAAGAGCCAGGATTCTAATTCACGCAAG GCTGTCAAGGCTTCAGTAATCTCCAGTCAAAATGAGCTGAGTAGATTTAGTGACACTCCTGGAGACGCCTCCTTGGATGATTTGTTTCATCCACTTGAAAGGAATCTTGGGGATCGTTCGGCTGAAGCCTCAACATCTGCATCTTCATCAAATGTAAATCAAACTAATGTTGACTCTGGCAAGAATGATCTAGCAACAAAATTACGAGCTACCATTGCGCAAAAAATGGAGAATGAAACTGGGCAGGCAAATGGTGGTGATCTGCTTCGTCTGATGATGGGTGTTCTCAAAGACGATGCTATTGACATGGATGGTTTG GGTTTTGATGATAAGTTGCCAGCAGAAAATCTTTTTCACCTTCAG GCTGTAGAGTTCAGCAGGTTAGTGTTGTCATTGAGGCCAGAGGAACCAGAAGATGATGTTGTAGCTGCTTGTCAGAAGTTGACTGCTTTCTTTCACCAAAGGCCTGAGCAGAAAATTGTCTTTGTAACTCAGCATGGTTTACTTCCTCTGATAGAGTTACTTGAAGTTCCAAGAACTCGC GTAATATGTTCCGTGCTGCAACTTCTAAACCAGATAATCAAAGATAACAGTGACTTTCAGGAGAATGCTTGTCTTGTGGGTCTT ATCCCTGTTGTAATGAGCTTTGCTGTTCCTGATCGTCCTCGGGAAGTTCGTATGGAAGCAGCTTATTTTCTGCAGCAACTGTGCCAGTCCAG CTCCTTGACATTGCAAATGTTTATTGCTTGCCGTGGGATTCCAATTCTTGTGGGCTTTCTGGAGGCGGATTATGCAAAATATAG GGAAATGGTTCATCTAGCTATTGATGGCATGTGGCAGGTATTCAAGCTTCAACGCTCAACCCCTCGAAATGATTTCTGTCGCATAGCTGCCAGAAATGGTATATTACTTAGGCTGATCAACACTCTTTATAGTTTAAATGAGGCTACTCGTCTAGCTTCTATATCTGGTGGTGGTGGATTCCCACCAGATGGTTTGGCTCCACGGCCACGTTCTGGTTCGTTGGATCCTTCCTTGTTGCAGAGTGAGGTATCACATTATGGGGTTGATCAACCTGATCACTTTAAACTTAAGCATGGAACATTAGATCATATTTTGCCGGCTGGAACACAGGAAACAGCACGGGCTTCAGTTTCACAATCACCGGATGCCAGATTCTTTACTCTTGATACTGACAGACCGCAGTCAAGCAACACTACACTGGAAGCTTCAGGCAGTTCAAAATTGTCTGATTCAACACCTTTGGACAAAGTAGTCAGTGTGGCAGCAAAAGAATTTCCTGTTGCTAGTTcgagagaaaaagagagtacAGATCGATGGAAAAATGATCCTTCCTGTATTGAATTTGATCCAAGGCAGCCGAGAGGTGCTGGTATGGCAAATAGAACATCCACGGATCGGCCAGCAAAAATGACTGAGGGTGCACCAAATGGAATTTTTTCAGCAACTGCTACCCAGCAAGAGAATGTTCGGCCACTTCTAAGTTTACTGGACAAGGAGCCACCATCACGTCATTTTTCTGGTCAGCTTGAGTACGTACGGCATCTGACTGGGCTGGAGAAACATGAAAGCATACTACCTCTTCTACATGCATCcaatgaaaaaaaatcaaacggGTTAGAGTTTTTGATGGCTGAATTTGCAG AGGTTTCTGTGCGTGAAAGGGATAACAGTAACTTGGATTCATTACCCAGAAATTCATACAAATCAGCAAACAAGAAGGTTGGACAACCAGCAACTATTGATGGAATGGCTTCTACGTCAGGACTTGCATCTCAGACTGCATCTGGGGTTCTGTCTGGCTCTGGGGTTCTAAATGCTAGACCAGGGAGTGCTACATCATCAGGGTTGCTTTGTCATATGGTATCACCTTGGAATGCTGATGTTGCCAGGGAATATCTGGAAAAAGTGGCAGATCTTCTTCTTGAGTTTGCTCGGGCAGACACAACTGTGAAATCCCATATGTGCAGCCAGAGTTTGCTTAGTCGTCTCTTCCAGATGTTCAATAAAATAGAGCCCCCTATTCTTGTGAAG TTATTGAAGTGCATCAATCAGCTATCAATGGATCCACACTGCTTAGAACAACTTCAGCGAGCAGATGCAATCAAATATTTGATTCCAAATCTTGATCTCAAAGAGGGTCCTCTTGTTTCTCAAATACATCACGAG GTCCTCCATGCACTCTTCAATCTCTGTAAGATCAATAAGAGGAGACAGGAACAGGCAGCAGAAAATGGGATCATTCCACATTTGATGCAATTTATCATGTCTGATTCACCACTAAAACAATATGCCTTGCCTCTGCTTTGCGATATGGCCCATGCTTCACGTAATTCAAGAGAACAGTTACGGGCTCATGGTGGGTTGGATGTGTACTTGAGCCTGCTAGAAGATGAGCTCTGGTCTGTCACGGCATTGGATTCTATTGCTGTTTGCTTGGCTCATGATAATGACAGCAAGAAGGTCGAACAAGCTTTACTAAAAAAGGATGCTGTGCAGAAACTGGTCAAGTTTTTCGAGAACTGTCCAGAACAGCATTTTCTGCATATACTGGAGCCTTTCTTGAAAATTATAAC GAAATCTTCCCGAATAAATACAACTCTTGCTGTTAATGGCTTGACGCCACTGCTGATTTTAAGGCTACACCACCAGGATGCTATAGCCCGGTTGAATCTGCTGAAGCTAATAAAG GCTGTATATGAGCACCACCCTAGACCAAAGCAACTGATTGTGGAGAATGATCTTCCATCCAAGCTTCAGAATTTAATCGAGGAACGTAGAGATGGGCAAAGTTCTGGAGGACAAGTTTTAGTGAAACAGATGGCTACTTCTCTGCTTAAAGCACTTCATATCAATACTGTTTTGTAA